One Streptomyces fagopyri DNA window includes the following coding sequences:
- a CDS encoding enoyl-CoA hydratase/isomerase family protein has protein sequence MDSPTTFALTEHSPALWRVTFDNPPVNLVDAAMTRELGALLTRAEESDTLAVIVFDSADPDFYLAHFDLSDENESKRALAHPEEIHPWTRVLTRLMTLPVVTIASVRGRARGAGSEFLLATDIRFASREKAVIGQFEIGMSAVPGGGPATLLPGLVGRGRTFEILFGGLDYDGALAERYGYMNRAFPDAELDAFVDDFASRVAQFDLHTIRDIKHFVNLATKRPDSELKDQMDAFWAATNRPAQQHVAKHLFEAGLQQRSDLERDLPQWVTRFQCRPGADGE, from the coding sequence ATGGACTCACCGACGACGTTCGCCCTCACGGAGCACTCGCCCGCCTTGTGGCGGGTGACCTTCGACAATCCTCCGGTCAATCTCGTCGACGCGGCCATGACCAGGGAACTGGGCGCGCTGCTCACGCGTGCCGAGGAGAGCGACACGCTGGCGGTCATCGTCTTCGACAGCGCCGACCCCGACTTCTACCTGGCCCACTTCGACCTGTCCGACGAGAACGAGTCCAAGCGTGCCCTGGCCCACCCGGAGGAGATCCATCCCTGGACGAGGGTGCTCACCCGTCTCATGACCCTGCCCGTGGTCACCATCGCCTCGGTCCGGGGCAGGGCACGCGGTGCGGGCAGCGAGTTCCTCCTCGCCACCGACATCCGGTTCGCGAGCCGCGAGAAGGCGGTCATCGGCCAGTTCGAGATCGGTATGAGCGCCGTTCCGGGGGGTGGGCCCGCCACTCTTCTGCCCGGGTTGGTCGGGCGCGGCCGGACGTTCGAGATCCTCTTCGGCGGCCTCGACTACGACGGGGCGCTCGCCGAACGGTACGGATACATGAACCGGGCCTTCCCCGACGCCGAACTCGACGCCTTCGTCGATGACTTCGCGTCGCGCGTCGCCCAGTTCGACCTGCACACGATCAGGGACATCAAGCACTTCGTCAACCTCGCCACGAAGCGACCGGACAGCGAGTTGAAGGACCAGATGGACGCCTTCTGGGCCGCGACGAACCGCCCCGCCCAGCAGCATGTCGCCAAGCACCTCTTCGAAGCGGGCCTCCAGCAGCGGAGCGACCTCGAACGCGATCTCCCGCAGTGGGTGACGCGGTTCCAGTGCCGCCCCGGCGCCGACGGGGAATAG
- a CDS encoding universal stress protein — MSDSGAPAAARVLVGVSGSLGSLTALCRAADEARRRGAELWPVLAWEPPGGELAARRTPASYVLLDEWQRLARGNLLTALDDAFGDTGPGVPMRALVARGTAGRALVESADRESDLLVVGAGRRSGWHRLCSCSVSRYCLTHAVCPVLAVPPSPLEAELTTAHRRNLWHLRLDTRRLAEAAEKTAAPDA; from the coding sequence ATGTCTGATTCCGGCGCCCCCGCGGCCGCCCGTGTCCTGGTGGGAGTCAGCGGCTCCCTCGGCAGCCTCACCGCTCTGTGCCGGGCCGCCGACGAGGCCCGGCGGCGGGGCGCCGAGCTGTGGCCCGTGCTGGCCTGGGAGCCGCCCGGCGGTGAACTCGCCGCCCGCCGTACGCCGGCCTCGTACGTGCTGCTCGACGAGTGGCAACGGCTGGCGCGGGGGAATCTGCTCACCGCGCTCGACGACGCTTTCGGGGACACCGGTCCCGGGGTGCCGATGCGCGCCCTCGTCGCGCGTGGCACCGCGGGCCGGGCGCTGGTGGAGAGCGCCGACCGCGAGAGCGATCTGCTGGTCGTCGGCGCCGGGCGGCGAAGCGGCTGGCACCGGCTCTGTTCGTGCTCGGTGAGCCGTTACTGCCTCACCCATGCCGTCTGCCCGGTCCTCGCGGTGCCGCCGTCCCCGCTGGAGGCCGAACTGACCACCGCGCACCGGCGCAACCTGTGGCACCTGCGGCTCGACACCCGGCGTCTGGCGGAGGCGGCCGAGAAGACCGCTGCGCCCGACGCCTGA
- a CDS encoding SAV_915 family protein yields MQQLSCGEDPEPSERFPAGALFVPVRPGSAGCAVRLFRTPLGERTAVGFTSERGLTTTLGPEQAWIRLAEPALRTMAEPLGVTTVTVDPSFSAPAPTRTTPVATEPVRAAAPAPRERPAPRTRTSTWDPQAVGVLRVTGAAALVSALALWIG; encoded by the coding sequence ATGCAACAACTCTCGTGCGGTGAAGACCCGGAACCCTCCGAACGATTCCCGGCCGGAGCGCTGTTCGTTCCGGTCCGGCCGGGGTCGGCAGGGTGTGCCGTCCGGCTCTTCCGTACGCCGCTCGGCGAGCGTACGGCCGTCGGCTTCACCTCGGAGCGCGGACTGACCACGACACTCGGCCCCGAGCAGGCGTGGATCAGGCTCGCCGAGCCCGCTCTGCGCACGATGGCGGAGCCGCTGGGAGTCACCACGGTCACGGTGGACCCCTCCTTCTCCGCACCGGCTCCGACCCGGACCACGCCGGTCGCCACGGAGCCCGTCCGGGCCGCCGCCCCCGCCCCGCGGGAGCGGCCCGCACCCCGTACCCGCACGAGCACATGGGATCCGCAGGCCGTCGGGGTGCTGCGGGTGACCGGCGCCGCCGCACTCGTCTCGGCTCTGGCACTGTGGATCGGTTGA
- a CDS encoding IS3 family transposase (programmed frameshift) — protein sequence MGMKHYPAEFKADAVTLYRSKPGATIKSVAGDLGVNTETLRNWIRAADGRRSGAHSSQTAFVPAGGDAVEAELAAARKRIRELEEERDILRKAARYFGDGDALVNRCQFVEDHQRRHGVKRLCDILGLARSSFYYWRRTVAARAARQAAEAELAARIDKIHQDSDGTYGAPRITAELRDEGGPMVNHKRVARIMRTIGIEGVRLRRRHRTTLADPATAKAPDLIQRDFTAAAVNTKYVGDITYLPVNGAKPLYLATVIDLASRRLAGWAIADHMRAELVIDALAAAEQTRGSLEGAIMHTDHGSQYASRAFAEMCRSAGVRRSMGAVGSSADNAAAESFNAAFKRATLKGRKGWPDKRQARLDAFRWLTRYNTRRRHSRLGQRSPIAYEDDFQPTATTLAQAA from the exons GTGGGGATGAAGCACTACCCCGCCGAGTTCAAGGCGGACGCGGTCACGTTGTACAGGTCGAAGCCGGGAGCGACGATCAAGTCTGTGGCCGGTGATCTCGGGGTGAACACCGAGACGCTGCGGAACTGGATCCGGGCCGCCGACGGACGTCGTTCCGGAGCCCATTCCTCGCAGACAGCCTTCGTCCCGGCTGGTGGTGACGCCGTCGAGGCGGAGCTGGCCGCTGCCCGCAAGAGGATCCGTGAGCTGGAGGAAGAGCGCGACATCCTTCGCAAGGCGGCCCGGTATTTCG GCGACGGAGACGCGCTGGTGAACCGCTGCCAGTTCGTTGAGGATCACCAGCGCCGTCACGGCGTGAAGCGGCTCTGCGACATCCTCGGCCTGGCCCGCTCCAGCTTCTACTACTGGCGCCGCACCGTGGCCGCCAGGGCGGCCCGGCAAGCCGCCGAGGCCGAGCTCGCCGCCCGGATAGACAAGATCCACCAGGACTCCGACGGCACCTACGGAGCCCCCAGAATCACCGCCGAACTCCGCGACGAAGGCGGCCCTATGGTCAACCACAAGCGCGTCGCGAGAATCATGCGGACCATCGGGATCGAGGGGGTCCGCCTGCGCCGCCGACACCGCACCACGCTCGCCGACCCGGCCACGGCGAAGGCACCGGACCTGATCCAACGTGACTTCACCGCTGCCGCGGTGAACACGAAGTACGTCGGTGACATCACGTATCTGCCGGTCAACGGCGCGAAGCCGCTCTACCTGGCCACCGTCATCGATCTCGCCTCACGCCGCCTGGCCGGGTGGGCGATTGCCGATCACATGCGAGCCGAGCTCGTTATCGACGCCCTGGCGGCCGCTGAGCAGACTCGCGGCAGTCTCGAGGGGGCGATCATGCACACGGACCACGGCTCGCAATATGCGAGTAGAGCCTTCGCTGAAATGTGCAGGTCAGCTGGGGTCCGGCGAAGCATGGGAGCGGTCGGGTCCAGCGCGGACAATGCCGCTGCCGAGAGCTTCAACGCCGCCTTCAAGAGAGCGACACTCAAGGGCCGCAAAGGCTGGCCGGACAAGCGCCAGGCCCGGCTCGACGCCTTCCGCTGGCTGACCCGATACAACACCCGCCGCCGGCACTCCCGCCTCGGCCAGCGGTCCCCGATCGCCTACGAGGACGACTTCCAACCAACAGCAACTACCCTGGCCCAAGCCGCATAG
- a CDS encoding SDR family NAD(P)-dependent oxidoreductase: MSMRLEGRTALVTGATSNIGRAIAEAFAAEGAHVVVSGRSAERGREVVDGIRVRGGRADFVRADLDGSAAASRALAQEATRVLGGRIDVLVNNAGIYPGDTTTATDEKTFDLVYAVNVKAPFFLTAAVAPAMVEAGGGAIINLGSWIARLGIPVGALYSSTKGAVETLTRAWAAEFGPQGVRVNAISPGVVLPPTQGEERPSAIMMKGTPAGRMGTPDAIAHAAVYLAGDESSFVHGIVLDVDGGRTTAAVIAA, encoded by the coding sequence ATCGGGCGGGCGATCGCGGAGGCCTTCGCCGCCGAGGGCGCGCACGTCGTCGTCTCCGGCCGCAGCGCCGAACGGGGCCGGGAGGTCGTCGACGGAATCCGCGTACGCGGCGGTCGTGCCGACTTCGTACGGGCCGACCTGGACGGCAGCGCCGCCGCCTCGCGGGCACTGGCCCAGGAGGCGACACGGGTCCTCGGCGGCCGGATCGACGTCCTCGTCAACAACGCCGGCATCTACCCCGGCGACACCACGACGGCCACCGACGAGAAGACCTTCGACCTGGTCTACGCCGTGAACGTGAAGGCCCCGTTCTTCCTGACCGCGGCCGTCGCCCCCGCGATGGTGGAGGCCGGCGGCGGGGCGATCATCAACCTGGGCTCCTGGATCGCCCGTCTGGGCATTCCGGTCGGCGCCCTCTACAGCTCCACCAAGGGAGCCGTGGAGACGCTGACCCGGGCCTGGGCGGCGGAGTTCGGACCGCAGGGCGTGCGCGTGAACGCGATCTCCCCCGGCGTGGTGCTGCCGCCCACGCAAGGCGAGGAGCGCCCCTCCGCGATCATGATGAAGGGCACCCCGGCGGGCCGGATGGGCACTCCCGACGCCATCGCGCACGCCGCCGTGTACCTGGCGGGCGACGAGTCCTCGTTCGTGCACGGCATCGTGCTCGACGTCGACGGCGGCCGCACCACCGCCGCCGTCATCGCCGCCTGA
- a CDS encoding IS110 family RNA-guided transposase: MNKIFCGIDWAEGHHDIALVDQDGTQVAKLRISDDSSGFHALMELLAQHRDSAAEPIPVAIETPRGLLVAALRATGRQIYAINPLAAARYRDRASVSRAKSDAADARVLANILRTDRHAHRPLPDDSEAGQSVAVLARAHQDAIWDRQQMINRLRSHLREYYPAALTAFHGAGKPGLDSPRARVILTAAPTPADAAKLTRSQLRALLKRGERPRCGIEAEVERLRANFRADSLRQLPQVEQALGQQAVALIRQVDAACVSVAQLAVATEEAFLAHPDAEIITSFPGLSVLSGARVLAEIGDDRERFADARAMKAYAGAAPVTRASGRSHVVVARTVKNQRLASTGHMWAFAALRTQAPRAHYDRRRAGGERHTAALRNLFNKLLGCLFHCLQHRTLFDPDRAFVPPTDLAA; this comes from the coding sequence TTGAACAAGATCTTCTGCGGCATTGACTGGGCGGAAGGGCATCACGACATAGCCCTGGTTGACCAGGACGGAACCCAAGTTGCAAAGCTACGGATCAGCGACGATAGCTCCGGCTTCCACGCATTGATGGAACTTCTGGCTCAGCACCGTGACAGCGCAGCAGAACCGATCCCGGTCGCCATCGAGACGCCCCGCGGGCTTCTCGTCGCCGCCTTGCGGGCCACCGGCCGCCAGATCTACGCAATCAATCCATTGGCCGCAGCCCGATATCGCGACCGCGCCAGCGTCTCCCGAGCCAAGTCCGACGCAGCGGACGCCCGGGTTCTGGCCAACATCCTCCGGACTGACCGGCATGCTCACCGGCCTCTGCCCGACGACAGCGAAGCGGGGCAGTCCGTCGCCGTCCTGGCCCGCGCTCACCAGGACGCCATCTGGGACCGGCAACAGATGATCAACCGGCTTCGATCACACCTTCGCGAGTACTATCCAGCCGCCCTCACTGCCTTTCACGGCGCTGGAAAACCCGGACTCGACTCGCCGCGCGCCCGCGTGATCTTGACTGCCGCACCCACGCCGGCCGACGCCGCCAAGCTCACCCGTAGCCAGCTGCGCGCGTTGCTCAAGCGCGGTGAGCGTCCACGTTGTGGGATCGAAGCCGAGGTCGAGCGACTTCGGGCAAACTTCCGCGCGGACTCCCTGCGGCAGCTGCCGCAGGTCGAACAGGCTCTGGGACAGCAGGCAGTGGCACTCATCCGGCAGGTCGACGCCGCCTGCGTCAGCGTGGCCCAGTTGGCGGTGGCGACGGAAGAGGCATTCCTCGCGCACCCGGATGCCGAGATCATCACCAGTTTCCCAGGGCTCTCGGTGCTCTCTGGAGCACGCGTTCTCGCCGAGATTGGAGACGACCGCGAACGCTTCGCGGATGCCAGAGCCATGAAGGCATACGCCGGTGCGGCTCCTGTCACACGGGCTTCCGGCCGCAGCCACGTGGTTGTGGCCCGGACCGTCAAGAACCAGCGACTGGCATCAACCGGGCACATGTGGGCCTTCGCAGCCCTGCGCACGCAGGCTCCACGTGCCCACTATGACCGACGGCGTGCTGGTGGAGAACGGCATACCGCGGCTCTCAGGAACCTGTTCAACAAGCTGCTCGGCTGCCTCTTCCACTGCCTACAGCACCGCACGCTGTTCGACCCCGACCGTGCCTTCGTACCACCCACCGATCTTGCTGCCTAA
- a CDS encoding ATP-binding protein, with product MDTRHFVGRSADLTELGQALDDVHHESGVVAITAISGTAGIGKTALAIHWAHQIARHFPDGQLYINLRGFDTRSPVEPEQALHAFLSALGVEAGRIPLDLAAQAALFRSTVDGRRVLIVLDNARDAQHVRPLLPASPSCLAVITSRNRVDSLVVREGVHRVILNLMSHNDARALLAKRIGRERVDSEPAAVDDVIQLCGRLPLALSIVAARAAALSQFPISSLAEDLLDERTRLDALNLHETDLSVEAVFSWSSRLLTPQGARLFELLGVAPGSDVGVHASAVLADMPPTAVSTLLTELTQAHLVEEYSPKRYRLHDLLRAYAVKVARSDDELDLKPAMQRLLDFYLHISHSGDRILDPLRESIEIEEGDRHSSFSLVDRKQAQDWFAAEHDNLLSAARYAAENDLDEQVVWLAWSATTFLHRGGHWYDYREIQRVALLSALRTGEKKAQAITHRNLGNALAQLQSYDEASENHRKALALFVELGDERGQARVHHALGYLSEKRGDYAAALEHGKRALALYQACDDRAGEARSLNAMGWYHAMLQNYEATVYNCEQALVILRTLDDPTYEAHTLDSLGYAYHHTGSFEQAISCFRTAIEFYRELEDQYYYAATLHHLGDTLQEYGNSEEARTAWREARRVLHDMGHSEGEEVSAKLRASLTEDGPRLSGTG from the coding sequence GTGGACACTCGTCATTTTGTCGGCCGCTCTGCTGATTTGACCGAACTGGGGCAGGCTCTTGATGATGTCCATCACGAATCAGGTGTGGTCGCGATCACGGCGATCAGTGGCACAGCCGGAATCGGAAAGACCGCGTTGGCCATTCACTGGGCGCACCAGATAGCCCGTCATTTCCCCGACGGGCAGCTGTACATCAATCTGAGAGGATTCGACACACGATCTCCGGTCGAGCCCGAGCAGGCACTGCACGCTTTTCTCTCCGCTCTCGGTGTCGAAGCCGGCCGGATTCCCCTTGATCTGGCCGCCCAGGCCGCCCTGTTCCGCAGCACGGTGGACGGTCGGCGCGTACTGATCGTTCTTGACAACGCACGCGATGCGCAGCATGTACGGCCGCTGTTGCCGGCCAGTCCGTCGTGCCTAGCGGTGATAACGAGCCGTAATCGAGTGGACAGTCTCGTGGTCAGAGAGGGGGTGCACCGCGTCATCCTGAATCTGATGTCTCACAACGATGCGAGAGCTCTCCTTGCGAAGCGCATAGGGCGCGAGCGGGTCGACTCCGAGCCAGCTGCGGTCGATGACGTGATCCAGCTGTGCGGCCGGCTCCCTCTCGCGCTGAGTATCGTGGCCGCCAGAGCCGCGGCCCTGTCACAGTTCCCGATCAGCTCCCTCGCCGAGGATCTACTGGATGAGCGTACGCGTCTCGACGCCCTGAACCTTCACGAGACGGACCTCAGTGTTGAGGCTGTGTTCTCGTGGTCCTCGCGCCTCCTCACGCCCCAGGGAGCTCGCTTGTTCGAGCTCCTGGGTGTGGCGCCGGGGTCGGACGTGGGAGTCCACGCATCAGCCGTTCTGGCGGACATGCCGCCCACCGCGGTGAGCACGTTGCTCACCGAGCTCACCCAGGCTCACCTCGTCGAGGAGTACTCGCCCAAGCGCTACCGTCTTCACGACTTGTTGCGGGCGTATGCCGTGAAAGTTGCCCGCTCCGACGACGAGCTGGATCTGAAGCCGGCCATGCAACGGTTGCTCGACTTCTATCTACATATCAGCCACTCCGGTGACCGGATCCTTGATCCTCTGAGGGAGTCGATAGAGATCGAGGAAGGTGACCGGCACTCAAGTTTTTCACTCGTCGACAGAAAACAAGCTCAGGACTGGTTTGCGGCCGAGCACGACAACTTGCTGTCCGCCGCACGCTATGCGGCAGAGAACGATCTGGACGAACAGGTTGTATGGCTGGCGTGGTCAGCGACAACTTTCCTTCACCGAGGCGGCCACTGGTACGACTACCGGGAGATCCAGCGCGTTGCGCTGCTGTCCGCGCTGCGAACCGGCGAAAAGAAGGCTCAGGCCATCACTCATCGCAATCTGGGCAACGCGCTGGCCCAGCTGCAGAGCTACGATGAGGCGTCTGAGAATCACCGAAAGGCGCTGGCTCTATTTGTGGAGTTGGGTGACGAGCGAGGCCAGGCTCGGGTTCATCATGCGCTCGGATATCTTTCCGAGAAGAGGGGAGATTACGCAGCCGCGCTGGAGCATGGGAAACGTGCTCTCGCCCTCTACCAAGCCTGTGACGACCGGGCAGGAGAAGCACGGTCCCTGAACGCGATGGGCTGGTACCACGCGATGCTCCAGAATTATGAAGCGACGGTTTACAACTGCGAGCAGGCACTTGTTATTTTGCGAACTCTAGACGATCCCACCTATGAGGCGCACACGCTTGACAGTCTGGGATACGCGTATCATCACACGGGAAGCTTCGAGCAGGCCATCTCTTGCTTCCGTACCGCAATAGAGTTCTATCGCGAACTCGAAGATCAGTACTACTACGCAGCCACGCTGCATCATCTCGGTGACACGCTTCAAGAATATGGGAATTCGGAAGAGGCTCGTACGGCATGGCGTGAAGCAAGACGCGTTCTGCACGACATGGGGCACTCGGAGGGGGAAGAGGTCTCCGCGAAGCTCCGTGCGAGCTTGACGGAGGACGGCCCGAGACTGTCCGGGACAGGGTGA
- a CDS encoding DUF4240 domain-containing protein produces MTWAAFWTLIATLKGEATEASCLRLAEELSRRSVSDTVGFAERHAEALHRMDQEKFGTLPVADMTDRNGEPFPQSADGFLYARCAVVAAVALFTRTGSGSASVTRPL; encoded by the coding sequence ATGACATGGGCCGCCTTCTGGACACTGATAGCCACCCTGAAAGGCGAAGCCACGGAGGCGAGCTGCCTGCGCCTGGCCGAGGAGTTGAGCCGCCGTTCCGTCTCCGACACCGTCGGCTTCGCGGAACGTCATGCCGAGGCTCTCCACCGCATGGACCAAGAGAAGTTCGGGACGCTTCCGGTCGCCGACATGACGGACCGGAACGGCGAGCCCTTCCCGCAGTCTGCCGACGGTTTCCTGTACGCCCGTTGCGCTGTCGTCGCCGCGGTGGCTTTGTTCACGAGAACGGGTTCTGGCTCAGCTTCTGTGACGCGGCCACTATGA
- a CDS encoding MIP/aquaporin family protein produces MTVHVPLLVRPSRLRRRGGLLGECLAEFLGMFVLISFGCGVAAMAVAALPGSGRTAGATTMFLGAGDWVMPVAGWGLAVTFGVYVAGGVSGAHLNPAVTLAFALRRKFPWAKVVPYVVAQVVGAFAGAALVYAVYHDAISALDQAMKGPKTNGHTLATFSIFGTFPAQYFHGGVWGPLVDQIVGAAFMLVFIMAVIDMRNPAVRIFLGPLVIGLAVAAIGLSYGANAGYAINPARDLGPRLFAWLAGWRELALPGTSPGAFSDYFWIPLVGPLIGGVIGVLVYDLFIGDALHLRAQMSKPPEVGCTRPVTATNEE; encoded by the coding sequence ATGACGGTTCACGTTCCACTCCTGGTGCGACCCTCCCGGCTCCGGCGCAGGGGCGGCCTGCTCGGCGAGTGCCTGGCGGAGTTCCTGGGGATGTTCGTCCTCATCTCGTTCGGGTGCGGCGTCGCGGCCATGGCCGTGGCCGCCCTTCCCGGTTCGGGCCGTACTGCGGGAGCGACGACCATGTTCCTCGGCGCCGGCGACTGGGTCATGCCGGTGGCGGGCTGGGGACTGGCCGTCACCTTCGGCGTCTACGTGGCGGGCGGAGTCAGCGGCGCGCACCTCAATCCGGCCGTCACCCTCGCCTTCGCGCTGCGCCGCAAATTCCCCTGGGCCAAGGTCGTGCCGTACGTGGTCGCACAGGTCGTCGGCGCGTTCGCCGGTGCCGCGCTGGTGTACGCGGTCTACCACGACGCCATCAGCGCCTTGGACCAGGCGATGAAGGGGCCGAAGACCAACGGGCACACCCTCGCCACCTTCTCGATCTTCGGCACCTTTCCCGCCCAGTACTTCCACGGCGGCGTCTGGGGCCCGCTCGTCGACCAGATCGTCGGGGCGGCGTTCATGCTCGTCTTCATCATGGCGGTCATCGACATGCGCAACCCGGCCGTACGGATCTTCCTCGGACCGCTGGTGATCGGGCTCGCGGTCGCCGCCATCGGACTTTCGTACGGTGCGAACGCCGGCTACGCGATCAACCCGGCCAGGGACCTCGGCCCGCGCCTGTTCGCCTGGCTCGCGGGCTGGCGCGAGCTGGCCCTGCCGGGCACCTCGCCGGGTGCCTTCAGCGACTACTTCTGGATTCCCCTCGTCGGCCCCCTGATCGGCGGCGTGATCGGAGTCCTGGTCTACGACCTCTTCATCGGCGACGCCCTGCACCTGCGCGCACAGATGTCCAAGCCGCCGGAGGTCGGTTGCACACGTCCGGTGACGGCGACGAACGAGGAGTGA
- the lysA gene encoding diaminopimelate decarboxylase gives MTTVHESAVSTTGGDLSVWPASATEPRQGDLAVGGVPLAEIADRFGTPAYVLDEGEVRERCRTYRHAFPDADVLYAAKAFLCRGMAHWVDEEGLGLDVCSAGELELAVTTGFPPERIVLHGNAKSPQDLESALRLGVGRIVIDSSSEIARLAAAVGPGGHQKVMVRVVPAISAGGHEKIRTGTDDQKFGLSMADGYAQHAISRILDQPQLELTGLHCHLGSQITSVEPYLTAVRRMVGLMARLREEHGLVLPELDLGGGHGIAYRPGEQALDLTALARRVRSELVEACAAAGLTVPRLMIEPGRAVVGPAGVALYHVLAVKRTGDHVFVAVDGGMSDNPRPALYGVRYAPRLIGRHGAAERAAVTVVGRHCEAGDVLATDVELPADVHPGDLLAVPVAGAYHLSMASGYNMVGRPPVVAVHGGHARLLVRRESLDDIRSRDVGL, from the coding sequence ATGACCACTGTTCACGAATCCGCTGTCAGCACCACCGGCGGCGACCTGTCGGTGTGGCCCGCCTCGGCCACCGAGCCCCGTCAGGGAGACCTGGCCGTGGGCGGCGTCCCGCTCGCCGAGATCGCCGACCGCTTCGGCACCCCCGCCTACGTACTCGACGAGGGCGAGGTGCGGGAGCGCTGCCGTACCTACCGGCACGCCTTCCCCGACGCCGACGTCCTCTACGCGGCCAAGGCGTTCCTGTGCAGGGGCATGGCCCACTGGGTGGACGAGGAGGGCCTCGGCCTCGACGTCTGCTCCGCCGGTGAACTGGAACTCGCGGTCACCACCGGGTTCCCGCCCGAGCGGATCGTGCTGCACGGCAACGCCAAGTCCCCGCAGGACCTGGAATCCGCGCTGCGTCTGGGGGTCGGGCGCATCGTGATCGACAGTTCCTCCGAGATCGCCCGGCTGGCCGCCGCCGTCGGGCCCGGCGGACACCAGAAGGTCATGGTGCGGGTGGTGCCGGCCATCAGCGCGGGCGGCCACGAGAAGATCCGCACCGGCACCGACGACCAGAAGTTCGGCCTGTCCATGGCCGACGGGTACGCCCAGCACGCCATCAGCCGGATCCTCGACCAACCGCAGCTCGAACTCACGGGCCTGCACTGCCACTTGGGCTCTCAGATCACCAGCGTCGAGCCGTATCTGACGGCCGTGCGGCGCATGGTGGGGCTGATGGCGCGGCTGCGTGAGGAGCACGGCCTCGTCCTGCCCGAGCTCGACCTCGGCGGCGGCCACGGCATCGCCTACCGGCCGGGTGAACAGGCCCTGGACCTCACGGCCTTGGCACGCCGGGTCCGGAGCGAACTCGTCGAGGCGTGTGCGGCCGCCGGGCTGACCGTACCCCGTCTGATGATCGAGCCCGGCCGCGCCGTCGTGGGGCCGGCGGGGGTCGCCCTCTACCACGTCCTGGCCGTCAAGCGGACCGGCGACCACGTCTTCGTCGCCGTCGACGGCGGGATGAGCGACAACCCGCGGCCCGCGCTGTACGGCGTGCGGTACGCGCCTCGTCTGATCGGCCGTCACGGTGCGGCGGAGCGGGCCGCGGTGACCGTCGTGGGCCGCCACTGCGAGGCCGGTGACGTGCTCGCCACCGACGTCGAACTCCCCGCCGACGTACACCCGGGCGACCTGCTGGCCGTCCCCGTCGCGGGTGCCTACCACCTCTCCATGGCGTCCGGGTACAACATGGTCGGCCGCCCGCCGGTGGTCGCCGTGCACGGTGGCCACGCCCGCCTTCTCGTCCGCCGCGAGTCACTGGACGACATCCGCAGCCGCGACGTGGGGCTGTAG